One window of Brachybacterium ginsengisoli genomic DNA carries:
- a CDS encoding carbohydrate ABC transporter permease yields the protein MRVSRVETAANYVILVGFALFALAPVLTIVLTSVSAPLGETGGLHLSNYVDAWTVGGFGRSLGNSVAVAAIVVSLATALAILAGYAFGTMRFRGSTVLFYLFLLGLMIPTEATIIPLFFDLRTLGLTDTYLAIAMPQVAQSVAFGTFWLRSQFRALPTSLVEAAALDGAGPLQALVRILVPASKPAIVTMVVLVFMWTWNEFLIALIMAPSGSLRTAPLGLANFQGQYTAETALLAAGAVIVALPTVILFLFLQRHFIRGMLEGVAK from the coding sequence ATGAGGGTCTCCCGCGTCGAGACGGCGGCGAACTACGTGATCCTGGTGGGCTTCGCCCTGTTCGCGCTCGCACCCGTGCTCACCATCGTGCTGACCTCGGTCTCCGCCCCGCTCGGGGAGACCGGCGGGCTGCACCTGTCCAACTACGTCGACGCCTGGACGGTGGGCGGCTTCGGGCGCTCGCTGGGCAACTCGGTGGCGGTCGCCGCGATCGTGGTGAGCCTTGCGACCGCGCTCGCGATCCTCGCCGGCTACGCCTTCGGGACCATGCGCTTCCGCGGCTCGACGGTGCTGTTCTACCTGTTCCTGCTGGGGCTGATGATCCCCACCGAGGCGACGATCATCCCGCTGTTCTTCGACCTGCGCACGCTGGGCCTGACCGACACCTACCTCGCGATCGCGATGCCGCAGGTGGCGCAGTCGGTCGCCTTCGGCACCTTCTGGCTGCGCTCGCAGTTCCGCGCCCTGCCCACCAGCCTGGTGGAGGCCGCCGCGCTCGACGGGGCCGGTCCGCTGCAGGCCCTGGTGCGGATCCTCGTGCCCGCGTCGAAGCCGGCGATCGTGACCATGGTGGTGCTGGTGTTCATGTGGACCTGGAACGAGTTCCTCATCGCCCTGATCATGGCGCCGAGCGGCTCGCTGCGCACCGCACCGCTGGGCCTGGCGAACTTCCAGGGCCAGTACACCGCGGAGACCGCGCTGCTCGCCGCGGGCGCCGTGATCGTCGCCCTGCCCACCGTGATCCTGTTCCTGTTCCTGCAGCGCCACTTCATCCGCGGAATGCTCGAAGGAGTCGCCAAGTGA
- a CDS encoding carbohydrate ABC transporter permease — MARSAATPYLFILPAFLVYGAFALYPLGRAAQFSLFEWKGFGASTFVGLGNYVELAGDADFRAAIANALLLIVFYAVIPLVVGLVLAAVLRRGQVRGMGFFRTVIFLPQVIALVVVAVAWRQIYSPNGLLNDALRAVGLDVLTRGWLGDPGTALAAVGFIGTWVEMGLVMLLMLSGMSRIPGELFEAARLDGAGAVREFFAITLPAVRGEITVALVLTIIAALKTFDLIYMTTSGGPGNTTTVPSFEVYFRAFELREVGSASAVAIVLTALIFVINVGVSRIGERAS; from the coding sequence GTGGCCCGGTCGGCGGCGACGCCGTACCTGTTCATCCTCCCGGCCTTCCTGGTCTACGGCGCGTTCGCGCTGTATCCGCTGGGCCGGGCGGCGCAGTTCTCGCTGTTCGAGTGGAAGGGCTTCGGCGCCTCCACCTTCGTGGGCCTCGGCAACTACGTCGAGCTCGCCGGTGACGCGGACTTCCGGGCGGCGATCGCCAACGCACTGCTGCTGATCGTGTTCTATGCCGTGATCCCGCTGGTGGTGGGTCTGGTGCTGGCCGCGGTGCTGCGTCGCGGGCAGGTGCGGGGGATGGGCTTCTTCCGCACGGTGATCTTCCTGCCGCAGGTGATCGCGCTGGTCGTGGTCGCCGTCGCGTGGCGGCAGATCTACTCGCCGAACGGTCTGCTGAACGACGCGCTGCGGGCGGTGGGCCTGGACGTGCTCACCCGCGGCTGGCTCGGCGACCCGGGCACGGCGCTCGCCGCCGTCGGCTTCATCGGCACCTGGGTCGAGATGGGGTTGGTGATGCTGCTGATGCTCTCCGGCATGAGCCGCATCCCCGGCGAGCTGTTCGAGGCCGCGCGACTGGACGGGGCCGGGGCGGTGCGGGAGTTCTTCGCGATCACCCTGCCCGCCGTGCGCGGCGAGATCACGGTGGCGCTGGTGCTGACCATCATCGCGGCGCTGAAGACCTTCGACCTGATCTACATGACCACCTCCGGCGGCCCCGGCAACACCACCACGGTTCCGAGCTTCGAGGTGTACTTCCGTGCCTTCGAGCTGCGCGAGGTGGGCTCCGCCTCCGCCGTGGCGATCGTGCTGACCGCGCTGATCTTCGTGATCAACGTGGGTGTCTCCCGCATCGGGGAGCGTGCGTCATGA
- a CDS encoding ABC transporter substrate-binding protein gives MRRRNFLGGTAALGGLGLLAACAPGSDGGGDGDQAPAPKADEVDTDVAGLGDVTLKVWDQEVRGAQNDAIEALIAAFEKKYPNVTIDRTTQSFDDLQQQTGLALSGKDVPDVLQVNNARGDMGAFVADSLLTDLTGYAEAYGWADRFSPSVLSKMTYSEDGVTFGEGTLYGLAQTGEVCGIYYSQKKLDDLGLKAPTTWDEVFSLVEAAAAGGEQPIMLGNLDQWPALHVFGPLQANFVPAETIVTLGMGNSGADWTTEDNVAALSKLAEWGQNGALGDSPNGLAYDDAWPEFTKGTGVLLIGGSWLGPDMEAVMGEDLRFMAPPPGIDGKVATTGGTGIPFSIPSAAKNPAAAAAYIDFITSDDAMAMIAENGGMPVNRTAELAPDSGVNKDIYEAFDAVSTQGTLLPYLDYATPSFADTAGATLQEVIGGQADAEAAAGTLQEDYADFTEGS, from the coding sequence ATGCGACGACGGAACTTCCTCGGCGGCACCGCTGCTCTCGGCGGCCTCGGCCTCCTGGCCGCCTGCGCACCCGGCTCGGACGGCGGCGGTGACGGGGACCAGGCCCCCGCCCCGAAGGCCGACGAGGTCGACACCGACGTCGCCGGCCTCGGCGACGTCACCCTGAAGGTCTGGGACCAGGAGGTCCGCGGCGCGCAGAACGACGCCATCGAGGCCCTGATCGCCGCCTTCGAGAAGAAGTACCCCAACGTCACGATCGACCGGACCACCCAGTCCTTCGACGACCTCCAGCAGCAGACCGGCCTCGCGCTCTCCGGCAAGGACGTCCCCGACGTCCTCCAGGTCAACAACGCCCGCGGCGACATGGGCGCCTTCGTGGCCGACAGCCTGCTCACCGATCTCACCGGCTACGCCGAGGCCTACGGCTGGGCGGACCGCTTCAGCCCCAGCGTGCTCTCGAAGATGACCTACTCCGAGGACGGCGTCACCTTCGGCGAAGGCACCCTCTACGGTCTCGCCCAGACCGGCGAGGTCTGCGGCATCTACTACTCGCAGAAGAAGCTCGACGACCTGGGCCTGAAGGCCCCGACCACCTGGGACGAGGTCTTCTCCCTGGTCGAGGCCGCCGCCGCGGGCGGCGAGCAGCCGATCATGCTGGGCAACCTCGACCAGTGGCCGGCCCTGCATGTCTTCGGCCCGCTGCAGGCGAACTTCGTGCCCGCCGAGACCATCGTGACCCTCGGCATGGGCAACTCCGGCGCCGACTGGACCACCGAGGACAACGTCGCCGCCCTCTCCAAGCTCGCCGAGTGGGGGCAGAACGGCGCGCTCGGCGACTCCCCGAACGGCCTCGCCTACGACGACGCCTGGCCCGAGTTCACCAAGGGCACCGGCGTGCTGCTGATCGGCGGCTCCTGGCTGGGCCCCGACATGGAGGCCGTGATGGGCGAGGACCTCCGCTTCATGGCGCCGCCGCCCGGGATCGACGGGAAGGTCGCGACCACCGGTGGCACCGGCATCCCCTTCTCGATCCCGTCGGCCGCGAAGAACCCTGCGGCGGCCGCCGCCTACATCGACTTCATCACCAGCGACGACGCGATGGCGATGATCGCCGAGAACGGCGGCATGCCCGTGAACCGCACCGCCGAGCTCGCCCCCGACTCCGGCGTGAACAAGGACATCTACGAGGCCTTCGACGCGGTCTCCACCCAGGGCACCCTGCTGCCCTACCTCGACTACGCCACCCCGTCCTTCGCGGACACCGCCGGCGCCACGCTCCAGGAGGTCATCGGCGGCCAGGCCGACGCCGAGGCCGCCGCCGGCACGCTCCAGGAGGACTACGCGGACTTCACGGAGGGGTCCTGA
- a CDS encoding DeoR/GlpR family DNA-binding transcription regulator, translated as MLSEERHQAIAAELRRRGTVTVTALSSGLGVSEATVRRDLELLAETGTLRRVRGGAAAVRGSVRPEADLRSFADVAGTSTAAKQAIAARACSLVEDGEVIALDIGTTVAAMCPLLVERSLTVVTASLAVVRSLASAPAVDIVILGGLLRPNYDSMVGTLTESALGQLRVDRAFLGAAGVRADGSVLDSTPSEVPIKRGLLDVAASSYLLADHEKFPGSGFLEVARLSRFTALVTDRSPLPFDITFPDGEDVEVLQP; from the coding sequence ATGCTGAGCGAGGAGCGCCACCAGGCGATCGCGGCGGAGCTCCGACGACGGGGCACCGTCACCGTCACCGCGCTCAGCTCCGGCCTGGGCGTCTCCGAGGCCACCGTGCGCCGCGACCTCGAGCTGCTCGCCGAGACCGGCACGCTGCGCCGGGTGCGCGGCGGGGCCGCCGCCGTGCGCGGCTCCGTGCGGCCCGAGGCGGATCTGCGCTCCTTCGCCGACGTCGCCGGCACCTCGACCGCGGCCAAGCAGGCGATCGCCGCCCGCGCCTGCTCCCTCGTGGAGGACGGCGAGGTGATCGCCCTGGACATCGGCACCACCGTCGCCGCGATGTGCCCGCTGCTCGTCGAGCGCTCCCTCACCGTGGTGACCGCCTCCCTCGCCGTGGTGCGCTCGCTCGCCTCCGCACCGGCCGTCGACATCGTGATCCTCGGCGGGCTGCTGCGCCCCAACTACGACTCGATGGTGGGCACCCTGACCGAGTCCGCTCTCGGCCAGCTGCGCGTGGACCGCGCGTTCCTGGGCGCCGCCGGGGTGCGGGCCGACGGCTCCGTGCTCGACTCCACCCCCAGCGAGGTGCCGATCAAGCGCGGCCTGCTCGACGTCGCCGCCTCCTCCTACCTGCTCGCCGACCACGAGAAGTTCCCCGGCTCGGGGTTCCTCGAGGTGGCCCGGCTCTCGCGCTTCACCGCACTGGTCACCGACCGCTCGCCCCTTCCCTTCGACATCACGTTCCCCGACGGGGAGGACGTGGAGGTACTGCAGCCATGA
- a CDS encoding family 4 glycosyl hydrolase produces MKLAILGGGGFRVPLVYEAVATAATGLTVDEIALHDVDPARLATITAVVEDLGAQLVAADGAVALPRLIATTDLREAVTGADFIFSAVRVGGAEARTVDERVALGLGLLGQETIGPGGLAYALRTLPVALDIARVVAEVAPQAWVINFTNPAGIVTEAMRSVLGDRVVGICDTPIGLVRRVGRLLGTDLVAGEAGADGTAASFDYVGLNHLGWLRSVTVDGEDRLPALLADDVALEEIEEARLIGKDWVRADGALPNEYLFYYLHTSDAIQRITGAATTRGEFLAKQQGDFYLAAGAADEHAAGAADGAGGGSVGGAGAEPSAGADADPSAGAGAGSSADSCCTSPLDLWRSTLHEREATYMAESRDEERREEDIAGGGYQEVAMRLMTALATGRPERMILDVGNAPAGADAAPEQRIVPELPADAVIEVLCIVDGEGVHPQPVAPLELGRLGMMSTLRAAERKILEAARTGSREAAWQGFSTHPLVTSPELGRQLLEGYIAGHPQIAELLGEG; encoded by the coding sequence ATGAAGCTCGCCATCCTGGGCGGCGGAGGATTCCGCGTCCCGCTCGTCTACGAGGCGGTCGCCACCGCCGCCACCGGTCTCACCGTCGACGAGATCGCCCTGCACGACGTGGACCCTGCACGCCTGGCCACCATCACCGCCGTGGTCGAGGACCTCGGCGCGCAGCTGGTCGCCGCCGACGGCGCCGTCGCCCTGCCCCGCCTGATCGCCACCACCGACCTCCGCGAGGCCGTGACCGGCGCGGACTTCATCTTCTCCGCGGTGCGGGTGGGCGGCGCGGAGGCCCGCACGGTCGACGAGCGGGTCGCGCTGGGCCTGGGCCTGCTGGGCCAGGAGACCATCGGCCCCGGAGGCCTCGCCTACGCGCTGCGCACCCTGCCGGTGGCGCTGGACATCGCCCGGGTCGTCGCCGAGGTCGCGCCGCAGGCCTGGGTCATCAACTTCACCAACCCCGCCGGGATCGTCACCGAGGCCATGCGCTCGGTGCTCGGGGACCGCGTGGTGGGCATCTGCGACACCCCGATCGGGCTGGTGCGCCGGGTGGGCCGTCTGCTCGGCACGGACCTCGTAGCCGGGGAGGCCGGGGCCGACGGCACCGCGGCGAGCTTCGACTACGTGGGGCTGAACCACCTGGGCTGGCTGCGTTCGGTGACGGTCGACGGCGAGGACCGCCTGCCCGCCCTGCTGGCCGACGACGTCGCCCTCGAGGAGATCGAGGAGGCACGGCTGATCGGCAAGGACTGGGTGCGGGCCGACGGCGCGCTGCCCAACGAGTACCTCTTCTACTACCTCCACACCTCCGACGCGATCCAGCGCATCACCGGCGCCGCGACCACGCGCGGCGAGTTCCTGGCCAAGCAGCAGGGCGACTTCTACCTCGCCGCGGGCGCGGCCGACGAGCACGCCGCGGGCGCGGCCGACGGGGCAGGTGGTGGGTCGGTGGGCGGCGCCGGTGCGGAGCCGTCGGCCGGGGCCGACGCCGACCCGTCGGCCGGAGCCGGGGCCGGGTCGTCGGCCGATTCCTGCTGCACCTCGCCGCTGGACCTGTGGCGCTCCACCCTCCACGAGCGCGAGGCGACCTACATGGCCGAGTCGCGCGACGAGGAGCGGCGCGAGGAGGACATCGCCGGCGGCGGCTACCAGGAGGTGGCGATGCGGCTGATGACGGCGCTGGCCACGGGGCGTCCGGAGCGGATGATCCTCGACGTGGGCAACGCGCCCGCGGGCGCGGACGCCGCCCCGGAGCAGCGGATCGTGCCCGAGCTCCCGGCCGATGCCGTGATCGAGGTGCTGTGCATCGTGGACGGCGAGGGCGTCCACCCTCAGCCCGTGGCTCCGCTGGAGCTGGGCCGGCTGGGGATGATGAGCACCCTGCGCGCCGCGGAGCGGAAGATCCTCGAGGCCGCGAGGACCGGATCCCGCGAGGCCGCCTGGCAGGGCTTCTCCACGCATCCGCTGGTCACCTCACCGGAGCTGGGCCGGCAGCTGCTCGAGGGCTACATCGCCGGCCACCCGCAGATCGCGGAGCTGCTCGGCGAGGGCTGA
- a CDS encoding aldo/keto reductase codes for MSAVPVIPFHDGRSVPQLGYGVWQVEDEVAADVVVQAVAAGYRHIDTAAGYQNEGGVGRAVTDSGVAREDLFITTKLANGDQGFDSAKEALATSLEKLGTDYVDLYLIHWASPQRGTYLESWKALIELQKEGKAKSIGVSNFPIEQLEEIIAETGVVPVMHQIELHPEFQQAELRAVHAEKGIVTEAWSPLGQGGDILGNPVITEIAEAHGADSGQVIIAWHLAIGNVVIPKTVTPARIVSNFAAAELTLTAEEVERINGLDRADGRIGADPANPGF; via the coding sequence ATGTCTGCAGTTCCCGTCATCCCCTTCCACGACGGCCGCTCCGTCCCGCAGCTCGGCTACGGCGTCTGGCAGGTGGAGGACGAGGTCGCCGCCGACGTGGTCGTCCAGGCCGTCGCCGCCGGCTACCGCCACATCGACACCGCCGCCGGCTACCAGAACGAGGGCGGTGTGGGCCGCGCGGTGACCGACTCCGGCGTCGCCCGCGAGGACCTGTTCATCACCACCAAGCTCGCCAACGGCGACCAGGGCTTCGACTCCGCGAAGGAGGCGCTGGCGACCTCGCTCGAGAAGCTCGGCACCGACTACGTGGACCTGTACCTCATCCACTGGGCCAGCCCTCAGCGCGGCACGTACCTCGAGTCGTGGAAGGCGCTCATCGAGCTGCAGAAGGAGGGGAAGGCGAAGTCCATCGGCGTCTCCAACTTCCCGATCGAGCAGCTCGAGGAGATCATCGCCGAGACCGGCGTGGTCCCGGTGATGCACCAGATCGAGCTCCACCCCGAGTTCCAGCAGGCCGAGCTCCGTGCGGTCCACGCGGAGAAGGGCATCGTCACCGAGGCATGGTCGCCGCTCGGCCAGGGCGGCGACATCCTCGGCAACCCGGTGATCACCGAGATCGCCGAGGCCCACGGCGCCGACTCCGGTCAGGTCATCATCGCCTGGCACCTCGCGATCGGGAACGTCGTCATCCCGAAGACGGTCACCCCGGCACGGATCGTCTCGAACTTCGCCGCGGCGGAGCTGACGCTCACCGCCGAGGAGGTCGAGCGCATCAACGGCCTGGACCGCGCGGACGGCCGCATCGGCGCCGACCCCGCCAACCCCGGCTTCTGA
- a CDS encoding alpha-L-fucosidase — MISFDDRHGPEGAAPASAYPDLAVPDWYRDAKLGLFVHWGLYSVPAWADVLDRSDVTPETAYARHQYAEWYANTVRLDGPTKARHQEIHGVGRTYEDFADQWRPAEDAAAGIARLAARAGARYVVPTTKHHDGFCLWDSATTGFTAARRGPGRDLIAEIAQAVRAEGLRLGLYYSGAHDWHVSDFPPLSSNEDLFALRRNDRAFAAFAAAQLRELINRFAPDLLWNDIDWPDAGKHDGPDSLHQLFRDHLAVVPHGMVNDRWGVPVHGVLTREYQDIDQVQDEVFESTRGLGLSFGYNADESAEHALDGDALIRLLVDVVSKNGNLLINVGPRADGSIPPLQSAALERLGDWLALHGAAIHGTRPWFHEAVRTPPPGVRFTFGRAADGREALNVLLLDPAAGPVTLDAQVSAAVREIAEVSGEGPVTIGGGVDGDGGAVAVRILPMRARRAHQD; from the coding sequence ATGATCAGCTTCGATGACCGCCATGGCCCCGAGGGCGCCGCGCCGGCCTCCGCCTACCCCGACCTCGCCGTGCCGGACTGGTACCGCGACGCGAAGCTCGGGCTGTTCGTGCACTGGGGCCTGTACTCGGTGCCCGCCTGGGCCGACGTGCTCGACCGCAGCGACGTCACCCCCGAGACCGCCTATGCCCGCCACCAGTACGCCGAGTGGTACGCGAACACCGTGCGGCTCGACGGCCCCACGAAGGCCCGCCACCAGGAGATCCACGGCGTCGGCCGCACGTACGAGGACTTCGCCGACCAGTGGCGCCCCGCCGAGGACGCCGCTGCGGGGATCGCCCGCCTCGCCGCCCGGGCCGGCGCCCGCTACGTCGTGCCCACCACGAAGCACCACGACGGCTTCTGCCTCTGGGACAGCGCCACCACCGGCTTCACCGCCGCCCGGCGCGGGCCGGGCCGGGACCTGATCGCCGAGATCGCGCAGGCCGTCCGCGCCGAGGGCCTGCGGCTGGGGCTCTACTATTCCGGCGCCCACGACTGGCATGTCAGCGACTTCCCGCCGCTGAGCTCGAACGAGGACCTGTTCGCGCTGCGACGCAACGACCGGGCCTTCGCCGCCTTCGCCGCCGCCCAGCTGCGCGAGCTCATCAACCGTTTCGCTCCTGACCTGCTGTGGAACGACATCGACTGGCCCGACGCCGGCAAGCACGACGGCCCCGACTCCCTCCATCAGCTCTTCCGCGATCACCTCGCGGTCGTCCCGCACGGCATGGTCAACGACCGGTGGGGCGTGCCCGTCCACGGCGTGCTCACCCGCGAGTACCAGGACATCGACCAGGTGCAGGACGAGGTCTTCGAATCCACCCGTGGCCTGGGGCTCTCCTTCGGGTACAACGCCGACGAATCGGCCGAGCACGCCCTGGACGGCGACGCGCTGATCCGCCTGCTCGTGGACGTCGTCTCCAAGAACGGGAACCTGCTCATCAACGTCGGGCCCCGGGCCGACGGGTCGATCCCGCCGCTGCAGTCCGCCGCGCTCGAGCGCCTGGGGGACTGGCTCGCCCTCCACGGCGCGGCGATCCACGGCACCCGCCCCTGGTTCCACGAGGCGGTGCGCACCCCGCCGCCCGGGGTGCGGTTCACGTTCGGGCGCGCGGCGGACGGGCGGGAGGCGCTGAACGTGCTCCTGCTGGATCCGGCCGCGGGGCCGGTGACGCTGGATGCGCAGGTCAGTGCCGCGGTGCGCGAGATCGCCGAGGTGTCGGGGGAGGGGCCGGTGACGATCGGTGGGGGAGTCGACGGGGACGGCGGGGCGGTGGCGGTGCGGATCCTGCCGATGCGGGCCCGACGCGCCCACCAGGATTGA
- a CDS encoding M81 family metallopeptidase: MPATTPPTTTQTPSAPPRIAIAGIAIESSTFTPYRSGADDFEVRRGTVQILERYPFEVPEAEYAGVLHARALPGGQLEAAVYEGWKAEIVAGLEEAAAAAPLDGFFFDIHGAMSVVGLEDAEGDLITAIRGAIGPDVVVGTAMDLHGNVSHTLFEACDLLTCYRHAPHIDAWETRERGLRDLVETATRVRDGGALPHKALVHLPILLPGEKTSTRIEPARSLYARIPELTERDGVTDISYWIGFAWADQPRCQAAIVAFGDSADAVDAAALELADAVWRQRHAFEFVAPTGSFEDCLDQAVASDARPFWISDSGDNPGAGGADDTTHCLAQLAAREEIRGGDMSALMVALVDPETTDAAWEAGVGGRLAVQVGGRIDTREPGPVPLVVEVAALDESGPTGRAAALRVLETDGDASGAADPSAAAVSPADLAGARPTGLTVVVTGRRSQWATSAMYERLGLSMTGFDVVTVKMGYLEPEQYEAAADWLLALTPGGVDQDLQRLGHSRIHRPMIPFDDEIPAPTATDLVRGGGA; the protein is encoded by the coding sequence ATGCCTGCGACGACCCCGCCCACGACGACGCAGACCCCCTCCGCTCCGCCGCGCATCGCGATCGCCGGCATCGCGATCGAGTCCTCGACCTTCACCCCCTACCGCTCCGGGGCCGACGACTTCGAGGTGCGCCGCGGGACCGTGCAGATCCTGGAGCGCTACCCCTTCGAGGTGCCGGAGGCCGAGTACGCGGGCGTGCTCCATGCCCGCGCCCTGCCCGGCGGGCAGCTCGAGGCCGCGGTCTACGAGGGATGGAAGGCGGAGATCGTCGCGGGTCTCGAGGAGGCCGCGGCGGCCGCTCCGCTGGACGGCTTCTTCTTCGACATCCACGGCGCGATGAGCGTGGTGGGCCTCGAGGACGCCGAGGGCGACCTCATCACCGCGATCCGCGGCGCGATCGGGCCGGACGTGGTGGTGGGCACCGCCATGGATCTCCACGGGAACGTCTCGCACACCCTGTTCGAGGCCTGTGACCTGCTCACCTGCTATCGCCACGCCCCGCACATCGACGCCTGGGAGACCCGCGAGCGCGGGCTGCGGGACCTGGTCGAGACTGCGACACGGGTGCGCGACGGCGGGGCGCTGCCCCACAAGGCGCTCGTGCACCTGCCGATCCTGCTGCCCGGCGAGAAGACCTCCACCCGCATCGAGCCCGCGAGGTCCCTCTACGCGCGCATCCCCGAGCTCACCGAGCGGGACGGCGTCACCGACATCTCCTACTGGATCGGCTTCGCCTGGGCGGACCAGCCCCGCTGCCAGGCCGCGATCGTCGCCTTCGGGGACAGCGCCGACGCGGTGGACGCCGCCGCGCTCGAGCTCGCCGACGCCGTGTGGCGGCAGCGCCACGCCTTCGAGTTCGTGGCCCCCACCGGCAGCTTCGAGGACTGTCTGGACCAGGCCGTCGCCTCGGACGCCCGACCGTTCTGGATCTCCGACTCCGGCGACAACCCCGGCGCCGGCGGGGCCGACGACACCACCCACTGCCTCGCCCAGCTCGCCGCGCGCGAGGAGATCCGCGGCGGCGACATGAGCGCGCTGATGGTCGCGCTCGTGGACCCGGAGACGACCGACGCCGCCTGGGAGGCGGGAGTGGGCGGCCGCCTCGCCGTGCAGGTGGGAGGCCGGATCGACACCCGTGAGCCGGGACCGGTGCCGCTGGTCGTGGAGGTCGCGGCGTTGGACGAGTCCGGGCCGACGGGCCGCGCCGCCGCGCTGCGGGTGCTGGAGACGGACGGGGACGCGAGCGGGGCGGCCGATCCGTCGGCCGCCGCCGTGAGCCCCGCGGACCTCGCCGGCGCCCGGCCGACGGGCCTGACCGTGGTGGTCACGGGCCGCCGCTCCCAGTGGGCGACGAGCGCGATGTACGAGCGCCTGGGACTGTCGATGACCGGCTTCGACGTGGTCACCGTGAAGATGGGCTACCTCGAGCCGGAGCAGTACGAGGCCGCCGCGGACTGGCTGCTCGCCCTCACCCCGGGCGGCGTGGACCAGGACCTCCAGCGCCTCGGCCACTCCCGCATCCACCGCCCGATGATCCCCTTCGACGACGAGATCCCGGCGCCCACGGCGACGGACCTGGTGCGCGGCGGCGGGGCGTAG
- a CDS encoding cation-transporting ATPase, translating into MSTFRRLFDTAQKALDEKSSGTSRSGQSSDWRSLVRSAADTLTGDGSTATGGRQGHAEPRHRSAGAQHAEPGLRTTSSQGAASAPAPAADLSVEDRRAIARYDYLVRTAEPDQLERVHREAFEALTPSQRAQLSSRLGEELPAGERPRSDAPQDLARSATRLGALDPRRLTSLLGRSDRGRRGQGGRGAGALGGAALGAGALGAGGLLAAVAGGAVVTSVGGALLQDALGAGIDIDALTPELAGDLGGITDGLGEFESIEGIEGLGGIDGEVPGLGGIADGVGGGVTDAGEGLSGLGDRISDLGLGDLFGR; encoded by the coding sequence GTGAGCACGTTCCGCCGCCTTTTCGACACTGCACAGAAGGCCCTCGACGAGAAGTCCTCCGGCACGTCCCGTTCCGGACAGAGCTCCGACTGGCGGTCGCTGGTGCGCAGCGCCGCCGACACCCTCACCGGTGACGGGTCGACCGCGACCGGCGGGCGGCAGGGCCACGCCGAGCCCCGCCACCGCTCCGCGGGGGCGCAGCACGCCGAGCCCGGACTCCGCACGACCAGCTCACAGGGCGCCGCATCGGCCCCTGCCCCTGCCGCCGACCTCTCCGTGGAGGACCGCCGCGCGATCGCCCGCTACGACTACCTGGTGCGCACCGCCGAGCCGGACCAGCTCGAGCGGGTCCATCGCGAGGCGTTCGAGGCGCTCACCCCGTCGCAGCGCGCCCAGCTCTCCTCGCGTCTGGGTGAAGAGCTCCCCGCGGGCGAGCGTCCCCGCAGCGACGCCCCGCAGGACCTCGCCCGCTCGGCGACGCGGCTCGGCGCCCTCGACCCACGCCGCCTCACCTCGCTCCTCGGGCGCTCCGACCGCGGCCGACGCGGACAGGGCGGACGGGGCGCGGGAGCTCTCGGTGGCGCGGCACTGGGCGCGGGAGCGCTCGGTGCGGGCGGTCTCCTGGCCGCGGTCGCCGGCGGCGCGGTCGTGACGTCCGTGGGCGGCGCACTGCTTCAGGACGCTCTGGGAGCAGGCATCGATATCGACGCCCTCACCCCTGAACTCGCCGGCGACCTCGGCGGGATCACCGACGGACTCGGGGAGTTCGAGTCGATCGAGGGCATCGAGGGACTCGGCGGCATCGACGGCGAGGTCCCTGGCCTCGGCGGGATCGCCGACGGCGTGGGCGGGGGCGTCACCGACGCCGGGGAGGGGCTGTCCGGGCTCGGCGACCGGATCTCCGACCTCGGCCTCGGGGACCTCTTCGGGCGCTGA